In one Mycobacteriales bacterium genomic region, the following are encoded:
- a CDS encoding EAL domain-containing response regulator: MEVSEQLSSRCLPNSMPRQPAAAERDGLAALAHDAAALVDAVALVVDDNADNVLLLRRLLERLGVGRVVGITDPRQAVAHYQMLDPDVILLDLHMPHLDGLAVLHALRRVMPTDSYTPVLVLTADASVAAKEQALRAGAKDFLTKPFQQTEVVLRVKNLLETRALHRLLQQHNAQLAAQLAATKERERRLTEQREEQRRRIEELLDKQDITMVFQPIVDLTSGAIVGAEALARFSGTPRRPPNEWFADAANVGLQNELELLAVRRAVGQVDDLPAGTYLSVNVTPDVAVDERLVSALAPAVGRCVLELTEHVRVEHYEQLVDAVGELRRQGARIAVDDAGSGYASLQHVLRIAPDMIKLDQQLIRDIDRDPARQALATALVSFGKQLGATITAEGIETLQQLDTLRRLQVPYGQGYHLGRPRPLPLLTLP, translated from the coding sequence GTGGAGGTGTCGGAGCAGTTGTCGAGCCGCTGTCTACCCAACTCCATGCCCCGTCAGCCCGCTGCCGCGGAGCGGGACGGGCTCGCGGCACTGGCGCATGATGCCGCGGCGCTCGTGGATGCTGTCGCGCTGGTCGTCGACGACAACGCCGACAACGTGCTCCTGCTGCGCCGGTTGCTCGAGCGTCTCGGTGTAGGCCGGGTGGTCGGAATCACCGACCCGCGGCAGGCCGTTGCGCACTACCAGATGCTCGACCCCGACGTGATCCTGCTCGACCTGCACATGCCGCATCTCGACGGGCTTGCCGTCCTGCACGCCCTGCGCAGGGTGATGCCTACTGACTCCTATACCCCCGTGCTGGTGCTGACCGCGGACGCCAGCGTCGCCGCGAAGGAACAGGCACTCCGGGCTGGCGCCAAGGACTTCCTCACCAAACCCTTCCAGCAGACCGAAGTCGTTCTGCGCGTGAAGAATCTGTTGGAGACACGGGCCTTACACCGCCTGCTGCAGCAGCACAACGCTCAACTGGCAGCCCAGCTTGCCGCGACCAAGGAGCGTGAACGCCGGCTTACCGAACAGCGCGAGGAGCAGCGTCGCCGCATCGAGGAGTTGCTCGACAAACAGGACATTACGATGGTCTTCCAGCCCATCGTCGACCTCACCTCTGGAGCCATCGTCGGCGCCGAGGCGCTTGCCCGGTTCAGCGGCACTCCCCGACGCCCGCCGAACGAATGGTTCGCTGACGCCGCCAACGTCGGGCTGCAGAACGAGCTCGAACTGCTCGCAGTGAGGCGAGCTGTGGGCCAGGTCGACGACCTGCCCGCCGGCACCTATCTGTCTGTGAACGTCACGCCGGACGTCGCTGTTGACGAGCGCCTCGTCTCGGCATTGGCCCCGGCAGTGGGGCGCTGCGTGCTCGAACTCACCGAACATGTTCGGGTCGAGCATTACGAGCAACTGGTGGACGCCGTCGGTGAACTGCGACGCCAGGGTGCCCGGATCGCGGTCGACGACGCCGGCTCGGGCTACGCCAGCCTCCAGCATGTCCTGCGGATCGCGCCGGACATGATCAAGCTCGACCAGCAACTCATCCGCGACATTGACCGCGACCCGGCACGCCAGGCACTTGCCACCGCGCTCGTCTCCTTCGGCAAGCAACTGGGAGCCACGATCACGGCCGAAGGCATCGAGACCCTGCAGCAGCTCGACACCCTGCGGCGCCTGCAGGTGCCATACGGCCAGGGCTACCACCTCGGCCGGCCGCGCCCGCTCCCGCTCCTCACGCTGCCCTAA